In Coleofasciculaceae cyanobacterium, one DNA window encodes the following:
- a CDS encoding response regulator, translated as MCGESRKHGFEWECQRATSGSTPNIPIIFITALGDTEDKVKGLSLGAVDYITKPFTITATMQKNHLPKPKISQSQSTIAISS; from the coding sequence GTGTGCGGTGAAAGTCGCAAGCACGGTTTTGAATGGGAGTGTCAGAGGGCGACCTCTGGCTCGACCCCTAACATACCGATAATATTTATTACAGCTTTAGGAGATACAGAAGATAAAGTTAAAGGCTTGTCTTTGGGAGCAGTTGATTATATTACTAAACCATTTACAATTACAGCTACTATGCAAAAAAATCATTTACCAAAACCAAAAATTAGCCAAAGCCAATCGACAATTGCAATATCTAGTTAA
- a CDS encoding diguanylate cyclase, with product MIILLNHLQLQLLCKKIIYQNQKLAKANRQLQYLVNFDGLTQVANRRHFDRYLEQEWNRLQRSQQPLSLILCDIDYFKNYNDYYGHQAGDDCLQKVAQALKNAVKRSADLVCRYGGEELVIILPNTDLTGAVEITQLIQLAIKELKLVHAHSPISKNITLSLGISCEIPHSQSSIKFLINAADTALYRAKKQGGDRYHLFKID from the coding sequence TTGATTATATTACTAAACCATTTACAATTACAGCTACTATGCAAAAAAATCATTTACCAAAACCAAAAATTAGCCAAAGCCAATCGACAATTGCAATATCTAGTTAATTTTGATGGCTTAACTCAAGTTGCCAATCGTCGTCATTTTGATCGATATTTAGAGCAAGAATGGAATAGGTTGCAAAGATCACAGCAACCACTATCTTTAATTTTGTGCGATATTGATTATTTTAAAAACTATAACGATTACTATGGTCATCAAGCAGGAGATGACTGTTTGCAAAAAGTAGCTCAAGCTTTAAAAAATGCAGTCAAGAGATCCGCAGATTTAGTTTGTCGTTATGGTGGAGAAGAATTGGTGATTATTTTACCCAATACCGATTTAACAGGAGCAGTTGAAATAACTCAACTAATTCAGTTGGCAATTAAAGAACTTAAACTGGTTCATGCTCATTCTCCTATTAGTAAAAATATTACGCTTAGTTTGGGTATTAGCTGCGAAATTCCCCATTCACAATCTTCAATTAAGTTCTTGATTAATGCTGCCGATACTGCTTTATATAGAGCTAAAAAACAGGGAGGCGATCGCTATCATCTGTTTAAAATAGATTGA
- the mscL gene encoding large conductance mechanosensitive channel protein MscL, producing MVRRGTQAAGGFLSGFRDFIMRGNVVDLAVAVIIGAAFSKIVDSLVGDIITPAILNPAMKAAGVNRLSELSAGGIQYGLFLAAVLNFLVIAFCIYVLVQAFEKAKKRIIRQEALAEEEAPEANILAQERLTGAIERLTQVIETK from the coding sequence ATGGTTAGAAGAGGAACACAAGCAGCAGGCGGATTTTTGTCTGGCTTTCGCGACTTTATTATGCGCGGTAATGTTGTTGACCTGGCTGTTGCAGTAATTATCGGTGCAGCATTTAGTAAAATTGTTGATTCTTTGGTGGGGGATATTATCACGCCCGCCATTTTGAATCCCGCAATGAAAGCTGCAGGAGTAAACAGATTATCGGAATTATCGGCTGGGGGAATTCAGTATGGTTTGTTTCTAGCAGCCGTGCTTAACTTTTTAGTAATTGCTTTTTGTATTTATGTCTTGGTGCAAGCATTTGAAAAAGCAAAAAAGCGGATCATCCGTCAGGAAGCATTAGCTGAAGAAGAAGCGCCTGAAGCTAATATTTTAGCCCAAGAAAGGCTTACAGGTGCTATTGAGCGGTTGACTCAAGTAATAGAAACAAAGTAA
- a CDS encoding AGE family epimerase/isomerase has protein sequence MNQFESLAKLYKTTLLNNVLPFWSQHSVDWECGGYFTCLDREGNVYDTDKFIWLQNRQIWTYSMLYNRLSQKSAWLDIARNGVEFLAKHGRDDKGNWYFALDRVGQPLVQPYNIFSDCFAAMAFSQYALASGEEEAKEIALQAYSNVLRRQNNPKGKYNKAYPGTRSLKSLAVPMILANLSLEMDWLLQSSQLETVLDQTVQEVMGFCDSDTGLIYENVTADGKHLDCFDGRLINPGHGIEAMWFVMDIASRRDNFNLINQAVDVVLNILDFAWDKEYQGIYYFMDVQGHPTHQLEWNQKLWWVHLETLVALLMGFNLTGRQECLEWFQKVHQYTWNHFTDSSYGEWFGYLDRRGEVLLNLKGGKWKGCFHVPRALYLCSQQLEALNSQSK, from the coding sequence ATGAACCAGTTTGAGAGTTTAGCCAAATTATACAAAACTACTTTACTCAATAATGTCTTACCCTTTTGGTCACAGCATTCTGTAGATTGGGAATGTGGGGGATATTTTACCTGCTTGGACAGAGAAGGAAATGTCTACGACACAGATAAGTTTATCTGGCTACAAAACCGTCAGATCTGGACATATTCTATGTTGTACAATCGTTTAAGCCAAAAATCAGCATGGCTCGATATTGCTCGTAATGGGGTAGAGTTTCTCGCTAAACATGGTCGAGACGATAAGGGCAACTGGTATTTTGCTTTAGATCGGGTTGGACAACCTTTAGTCCAACCTTATAATATTTTTTCCGACTGTTTTGCAGCGATGGCTTTTAGTCAATATGCCTTGGCTTCTGGAGAAGAGGAGGCGAAAGAAATCGCCTTGCAAGCATATAGCAATGTATTGCGTCGTCAAAATAATCCTAAAGGTAAGTATAACAAGGCTTATCCTGGAACGCGATCGCTCAAAAGTTTAGCCGTACCCATGATTCTTGCCAACCTCTCCTTGGAAATGGATTGGTTGCTGCAAAGCAGTCAGCTAGAAACGGTTTTAGACCAAACAGTGCAAGAGGTAATGGGATTTTGCGATTCAGATACGGGATTAATATATGAAAACGTGACAGCTGATGGCAAACATCTAGATTGCTTTGATGGTAGGTTAATTAATCCTGGCCATGGTATCGAGGCGATGTGGTTTGTCATGGATATAGCCAGCCGTCGCGATAATTTCAATTTAATTAATCAAGCAGTTGATGTGGTGCTAAATATTCTTGACTTTGCTTGGGATAAAGAATACCAGGGCATATATTACTTTATGGATGTTCAAGGACATCCTACCCATCAGCTTGAGTGGAATCAAAAGCTATGGTGGGTGCATTTAGAAACTTTAGTTGCGTTATTAATGGGATTTAATTTAACTGGACGACAAGAGTGTCTTGAGTGGTTTCAAAAAGTTCATCAATATACCTGGAATCACTTCACCGATTCTAGTTATGGTGAATGGTTTGGCTACTTAGATCGAAGAGGAGAAGTATTGCTAAATCTCAAAGGTGGTAAATGGAAAGGCTGTTTTCATGTTCCTCGTGCTTTATATCTATGTTCGCAACAATTAGAAGCTTTAAATTCTCAATCAAAATAA